The nucleotide window gcgggaacacttctccagcctgctgaatgaatGCATAACACCAAAAGATGGTGAACTCCATTCCCcattcgatgacgatggagcggacgttccattgccgatcatgaagaagttcgaatagcaattacccgtttgaagtacaacaaagcggcgggggccgcatgtctgacgattggaatttaacaAACTtgttggaccttatcagtgtggcttcagatctggaaaatcaataactaGCCAGATATTCACCGTGCGCCAAATCTTTGAAAAGATGATCGACACATATCACCtctcgattttaaagctgcacGAGGGGGAGCTATCTTTATGCCGCagtgtctaaatttggtatcgcCGCAAAAATACAAGTAATGTGGCTGTGCACACGAACGTTGAGcaaccaaaagctccatcatggttcgggaaggacctctccgacccgttcgatatcaaaggaggtttcagacaagacgactctcTTTTGTGTGACTCTTTCAACCTATTtgtggagaaaataattccaactgcagaactaaaccgagaagggacaatcttctataagagtatacagctgctgAAGTAtgttgatgatattgatatcattgaccttaacaaccgcgcagttagttctgctttctctagactggataaggaagcgaagcaaatgggtccggTGGAaatagaagaagaggaagacctccactccgttgcaaaaaccaggtggagaaggacctggctgcccttggagtctccaattggcaccaaatagcgaaaaggaaTGACAGGCACGCTGATATTAGAAGGAAATTCTCTCCGAATTTCATTAAGaatcttacatattgaccgatagcTGTGGTAAACTATATATTCAaccgaaagttcgaaaaaatttatattagatatatgggggTTAGACTCAAAACTTTTTCAACTCGAGGAATCAACCTTAATATGGATATGGATAATGAATaatgaataagaaaaaactaaattatttgaaaatcagaatacatacatatgttgaagAATCGCTCAATTTGTActtcagctatatgctacagtggtccgatctggaaaatttatACCGTGATTGTAGATTTGACCACTTACCTTCATTAAACCTGGAACTAGTATTAACGTGATACGTATCTATACGATAAAAATCGTATCTAGTTAAGGTTTCCTGACTTAttaatagaaatatgtatataattaatttagtctttcgacaaattttaaaaatctcatAAATTCTTCTACCCCACTAGGATTCAAATGGCACGAACGGCACACTCTCGAAGGACACACCCTCGTTCGTTTCATGGAATTGGCCCCTGATCCGTAAATGCACATTTTTTGTCTTCATGTCCAGCTTGTTAGCTATGTGTGCCGTAGTGGTGGCCATGATTGTTACCCTACCAAAGACCTGTAACCCAAAGTGAGTATAGACtactaacaaatatttataaataaaaaaattaaatatatatttttccaatccACAGAACAGCTTGGTATCGCGGGAGCGTTTTTTATGAGATCTTTCCCGCCAGTTTCCAAGACTCAAACGATGACGGGATTGGTGATCTGCGCGGCATTGCACAGCGTGCTGACTATTTGGCATCACTTGGCGTGGCTGCTGTGCGTCTAAACTCGATATTCCAATCAGCTCACTACCCCGATGACTTTGCGCATCCAACGTCGCTGCTTCAGGTGGCCAATGCCTTGGGTACAGTACAAGATTTGTATCGGTTGAAGGCAACACTACACGAGCGTAACATTTCCCTGTTGCTTGATCTGCCGATTAGCGGTTTTATTAAAAGATTGGATGAAGCCAAAACGACCAAGCCTACAATAGTTGGGGCACTTTCAACGCATTCAAATAATGAATCCGGAAGCACTGAATCAACTGTCACTACAACCAATGGGACTATCCAAACTTTACCACAATTATCGATCCCCTCTGTTGATAATGTCGTCAGTGATGCTCTACTGAAATGGGTGCATCTGGGTGTGGATGGTTTTTATCTTAAAGGTTTAGAAAATTTTGTCGATGACGATCATCTGCTAGCCAATTTGAATGTGTGGAAAGAGATTGTCGGTCCCGATCGCATACTTATCATTAATGAAGCACTAATTCAAGAGTTGCATCCCACACTGCGTCCACTGGCACTACAACACATCGATTTAGTCGATGTGCACTTGGACGTTTCGAACGGCACTAGACATTTAGAGCATCATATCAATAGACTTCTTAATGGTCCACTCGCACCTGTCGAAGTGGGTCCATGGTTGCATTGGTCTATCGGTGGCGTGGATCAACAACGCTTCACACGTTATGGACAAAGCAAGAATATAACTTTGGCTGCGACTGTCATGCAACTCATGCTACCGGGCACTCCCAACATTTTCTACGGTGATGAAATCGCATTGGAAGCCATCACCGATACGCAGAATGAACATAATGAGACTAAACATCTACATCATCTCACCACTATGGAATGGTTGAATAGCACAAGACAGTTTACGAATCGTGAAACTTTGCCTTGGCTACCACACACAGCGCAATTTAGTCAAGAAAATTTCCAAACAGTCACGAAAATGATCGAATTACGTAATCGTTCGCCGTCATTGTATAAGAACGCCATTTGCAAGCCGGAAAGCACACTATCCAACACAGAGTTACGTAGTAGCAACGATGATATTTTAGTTGTGGAACGCGTCTATCCGCGTCGCAACTCATTTGTTTCGGTATCGAATTTCGGTCAGAAGCGTGTCTCCATGGATATGACAGCCATGTATTTTAGTGGCGTAAAAATGCTGGACGAAGAACAGAGCGAGAAGATTTACTTTTCCAACTTCGAGATTGGTCCGTGGGAAACAATTGTTGTTAAACTAGATAAATAAGTGTGAAGACGTAACGAAGCTGAACGCTTCGGAGTTACGGTGTAATTATGTACTtacgtttgtttgtatatttttatagatataGCGGCCAAAAACTTGCTCATAAAGcggtaaataaatatgtgagtTTTAAGATTGGAGGAAACAGTTTTATGTTCTTAATTAAGCCCTAAGTAAGTAAGGAGCTACTTATTGCGATTTGACGCGCGAACGGTAGGTTTTAATTGCACCTTGTAGGAGATATTATTTTAGATTCAGTAAGCTGGCCAGAGTTGTCATGTAGACCAATAAGACTTAATTGGTTAATTGGCCACGAAGCTACTGTCTACATGTATGAATAGTTAATAAAGAGTAGAGGTTGTCACaggaaatattaaaacaagATGAGCCCTTACCTCTCCAACTTTGAATCTAAAATGCCGTTCAAAAATCCATGTAAATAAGATGAACAAACAGGGTGCTAAccatttctttgtttatttctcTAATTTATTTTCCTCTTTACCTTATGGCTTCAGTTTGATGAAAACATCCGTTTCTTCCGCTAAAAGGAATTGAAGGGTCCTCGTCGATGTCTTGTTGTGTATGTCGGATTGACACAAGATGCGACGTGACTCTGCAATACGAACCAGAGTATGGAATGGGTTCATCGTCattagattttcaaaaaaaaaagtaagactttgttcatattttttaaattcttaatttattcttcaaaatctacgtcgttcccctcaaagtaatccaccATGACActaatacacttgtgccaacgttttttccaatcctcgaaacagttgttgacGTCAATTTCCAGATTagtcttcaatgcgcgtagcgattcaagTTTAATGTCTTCACTTGGCTCAAAATGGCTTCCGCGGAGCTGTCGTTTGAGTTTTGATGCATAGTCAgtagtcacacggagctaaatcagctGTAGTTGCGGCACcatattggttgaaaacttggcgaaaactcacgaagaattaaATATAGTACATTATCGTGATGTCGGCCCATAAtattcaaatagtattccttgtttaCAGTTTGGTCGGTCGAAAAATCGAGTGCACCGGTGCACGTGGTTttttggcttcggctcacctttgccagaATAGTCGGCTGATTGAACATCTGATCCTGAATCGtaaacatagatccaagactcgtCGCCAGTAATATTAGGTTTCATGACATTctagtagtcggaaagcattgtttcacagacgttaatgcgacgctatttttcaaaaaattcagtgattttggaaccaatcttGCTTTCACGTTTTTCAGACtcaaattatctttcaaaattgtttctACTAATCCTTTAATTAAATCAACAATGCCAGTAAGATGA belongs to Bactrocera dorsalis isolate Fly_Bdor chromosome 1, ASM2337382v1, whole genome shotgun sequence and includes:
- the LOC105223768 gene encoding alpha-amylase 3, producing the protein MNAMGISTDPTLLDVELPATLIESPSVSTFLPEEEASTCPLLSTTNGTSTPVTFSHPLTPCIDNDSTASANLCNDEDADAKVETSSSSGSSSGIGMDAPDTAATTLFHKTHAYQHLQVNNGGAVQDSNGTNGTLSKDTPSFVSWNWPLIRKCTFFVFMSSLLAMCAVVVAMIVTLPKTCNPKTAWYRGSVFYEIFPASFQDSNDDGIGDLRGIAQRADYLASLGVAAVRLNSIFQSAHYPDDFAHPTSLLQVANALGTVQDLYRLKATLHERNISLLLDLPISGFIKRLDEAKTTKPTIVGALSTHSNNESGSTESTVTTTNGTIQTLPQLSIPSVDNVVSDALLKWVHLGVDGFYLKGLENFVDDDHLLANLNVWKEIVGPDRILIINEALIQELHPTLRPLALQHIDLVDVHLDVSNGTRHLEHHINRLLNGPLAPVEVGPWLHWSIGGVDQQRFTRYGQSKNITLAATVMQLMLPGTPNIFYGDEIALEAITDTQNEHNETKHLHHLTTMEWLNSTRQFTNRETLPWLPHTAQFSQENFQTVTKMIELRNRSPSLYKNAICKPESTLSNTELRSSNDDILVVERVYPRRNSFVSVSNFGQKRVSMDMTAMYFSGVKMLDEEQSEKIYFSNFEIGPWETIVVKLDK